Proteins from a single region of Deinococcus apachensis DSM 19763:
- the aguB gene encoding N-carbamoylputrescine amidase, whose product MTQTPHTVNLAVIQMHMTDQLEDNVSRAEAHVRDAARQGAQVVLLPELFENLYFCQVEREDYFELAHPLEGHPFIGRFQNLAAELGVVLPLSYFERAGQAHYNSLVCIDADGTVLGNYRKTHIPDGPGYEEKYYFALGDTGFKVWRTRFGRVGVGICWDQWYPETARAMMLLGADFLLYPTAIGTEPAEVETPNNYQMWQRAMQGHAVSNSTYVGSCNRIGVERVGDFTQTYYGHTFIADYTGEIVAEFGETDEGALAHTLNLTEARKFRAGMGFFRDRRPDLYGTLLTTDGVTRRG is encoded by the coding sequence ATGACCCAGACGCCGCACACTGTCAACCTGGCCGTGATCCAGATGCACATGACGGACCAGCTCGAGGACAACGTGAGCCGCGCCGAGGCCCACGTGCGCGACGCCGCGCGGCAGGGCGCTCAGGTCGTGCTGCTCCCCGAGCTGTTCGAGAACCTGTACTTCTGCCAGGTTGAGCGCGAGGACTACTTCGAGCTGGCGCACCCGCTGGAGGGCCACCCCTTTATCGGCCGCTTCCAGAACCTCGCCGCCGAACTCGGCGTGGTGCTGCCGCTCTCGTACTTCGAGCGGGCGGGGCAGGCGCACTACAACTCGCTGGTGTGCATCGACGCGGACGGCACGGTGCTGGGCAACTACCGCAAGACCCATATCCCCGATGGCCCCGGCTACGAGGAGAAGTACTACTTCGCCCTGGGCGACACCGGCTTCAAGGTCTGGCGCACCCGCTTCGGACGGGTGGGCGTGGGCATCTGCTGGGATCAGTGGTACCCCGAAACCGCCCGCGCGATGATGCTGCTGGGCGCCGACTTCCTGCTGTATCCCACCGCCATCGGCACCGAGCCCGCCGAGGTCGAGACCCCGAACAACTACCAGATGTGGCAGCGGGCCATGCAGGGCCACGCGGTCAGCAACTCCACCTATGTGGGGTCCTGCAACCGGATCGGCGTCGAGCGCGTCGGCGACTTCACCCAGACGTACTACGGCCACACCTTCATCGCCGACTACACCGGCGAGATCGTGGCCGAGTTCGGCGAGACGGACGAGGGGGCGCTGGCCCACACGCTGAACCTCACCGAGGCCCGGAAGTTCCGCGCAGGGATGGGCTTCTTCCGGGACCGCCGCCCCGACTTGTACGGCACGCTGCTGACGACGGACGGGGTGACGCGGCGGGGGTGA
- a CDS encoding DUF2089 domain-containing protein — protein sequence MPRPLPLPFPDETEAPLVTELRFPTSGVTVRGVFELNEFATLSPENLDFLRLYIRVRGNLKEVERVLGISYPTVRARFDTLLRAIGYEPELADPQAEVLERLERGEITPDEAARKLRR from the coding sequence ATGCCCAGACCCCTGCCCCTGCCCTTTCCCGACGAGACCGAAGCCCCGCTGGTCACCGAACTGCGGTTCCCCACAAGCGGTGTCACGGTGCGCGGCGTCTTCGAACTCAACGAATTCGCCACCCTGTCCCCCGAGAACCTGGACTTCCTGCGCCTGTATATCCGCGTGCGCGGCAACCTCAAGGAGGTCGAGCGGGTGCTGGGCATCAGCTACCCCACCGTGCGTGCGCGCTTTGACACGCTGCTGCGCGCCATTGGCTACGAGCCCGAACTCGCCGACCCGCAGGCAGAGGTGCTGGAGCGCCTGGAGCGCGGCGAGATCACCCCGGACGAGGCGGCCAGGAAGCTGCGGCGGTAG
- a CDS encoding HNH endonuclease — MAGLSEWARRVRERRDELGYMILSHKDRTGELRPDDSILTSTEPRSTAHVRNIGKGQRFRILDRDGHRCLSYGAQPGDPHPMEPDRTVRLVVDHISPISRAEKYGIDPYLNQNLQTLCDVCKEGKWNKYPGRLGEARLGLEALMRHAPLEEQRRVYELLRRILKPGVQS, encoded by the coding sequence GTGGCAGGTCTTAGCGAGTGGGCGAGACGAGTGCGCGAGCGGCGCGACGAACTGGGCTACATGATCCTGAGTCACAAGGACCGGACCGGCGAGTTACGCCCCGACGACTCCATCCTGACTTCAACCGAACCGCGTTCTACGGCCCACGTTCGCAATATCGGCAAGGGCCAACGTTTCCGTATCCTCGACCGCGATGGGCACCGGTGCCTGTCCTATGGAGCACAGCCCGGCGACCCGCACCCCATGGAGCCGGACCGAACCGTTCGGCTCGTCGTGGACCACATCTCCCCCATCTCCAGGGCCGAGAAGTACGGCATTGACCCGTACTTGAATCAGAACCTCCAGACGCTGTGCGACGTCTGCAAGGAGGGCAAGTGGAACAAGTACCCCGGGAGGCTCGGCGAGGCCCGGCTCGGGCTGGAGGCCCTGATGCGCCACGCGCCCCTGGAGGAGCAGCGGCGTGTGTACGAACTGCTGCGAAGAATCTTGAAGCCCGGAGTGCAGTCGTGA
- a CDS encoding GNAT family N-acetyltransferase, with protein sequence MSFTLRPATPADAPAIAHVHVTSWRETYMGRMPEAFLERMTDGAMQERRTTNWTRDVTDPTQVVLVAERDGEVVAFASAGPPRDHPGIDAELYTLYALKAAQGQGLGQALLAAVARVLEERGDRSLALWVLAGNPTWEWYLRRGGREAGEKTVTVPAGELREVRLIWDDLTRLGES encoded by the coding sequence CTCCGGCCATCGCCCACGTCCACGTGACGAGTTGGCGGGAGACGTACATGGGGCGGATGCCGGAGGCGTTTCTGGAGCGAATGACGGACGGCGCGATGCAGGAACGGCGGACCACGAACTGGACGCGTGACGTTACGGACCCCACCCAGGTCGTTCTCGTCGCCGAGCGGGACGGGGAGGTCGTCGCCTTCGCGTCCGCTGGCCCACCCCGCGACCACCCCGGCATCGACGCGGAACTTTACACGCTTTATGCCCTGAAAGCGGCGCAGGGGCAGGGCCTCGGGCAGGCACTTCTGGCCGCAGTGGCGCGGGTCCTGGAGGAACGCGGAGACCGGAGTCTGGCCCTGTGGGTCCTTGCCGGGAACCCCACCTGGGAGTGGTATCTGCGCCGGGGAGGACGCGAGGCGGGCGAGAAGACCGTGACCGTTCCAGCGGGCGAGTTGCGCGAGGTGCGGCTGATCTGGGACGACCTGACGCGGCTCGGGGAGAGCTGA
- a CDS encoding agmatine deiminase family protein produces MRAVNDVMPRHLSPTDPSPRERGFAMPPEWAEHAATWMSWPADDELWFGHLAGVRDEFAELVRTIARFEPVHLLVRDEESEADARARLEGANVTFHRVPLDDVWIRDNGPIFVRNARGRVSLVNWRFNAWGGKFHWQNDDEVPEYVARTLNLPHWDHPEVLEGGGLEVNGAGVGLTTRSCFLTPTRNPGLSEEGYAALLSETLGIDKLLWLDGGLENDHTDGHIDTITRFTDERTVVTSVAQDEEDANFPTMRKNLADLRGMTDLSGQPFRIVELPLPANRLEGAEGRLPPTYANFYIGNGFVVVPQYGDPNDARALEVLRPLFPGREVIGLMSRKIIEGGGSFHCMTQQQPAGTLWTGE; encoded by the coding sequence ATGCGCGCCGTGAACGACGTCATGCCTCGCCACCTGTCCCCCACTGACCCGTCACCGCGCGAGCGGGGCTTTGCCATGCCCCCCGAGTGGGCCGAGCACGCGGCAACCTGGATGAGCTGGCCCGCCGACGACGAGTTGTGGTTCGGCCACCTGGCGGGCGTGCGGGACGAGTTCGCGGAGCTGGTGCGGACGATCGCGCGCTTCGAGCCTGTCCACCTTCTCGTGCGGGACGAGGAGAGCGAGGCGGACGCGCGAGCAAGGCTGGAGGGCGCCAATGTCACCTTCCACCGCGTTCCCCTGGACGACGTGTGGATTCGGGACAACGGGCCGATCTTCGTGCGGAACGCCAGGGGCCGGGTCTCCCTGGTGAACTGGCGCTTCAACGCCTGGGGCGGCAAGTTCCACTGGCAGAACGACGATGAGGTGCCCGAGTACGTTGCCCGGACCCTGAATCTCCCCCACTGGGATCACCCCGAGGTGCTGGAGGGCGGTGGCCTGGAGGTCAACGGCGCGGGCGTGGGCCTGACGACGCGTTCCTGCTTCCTGACGCCGACCCGCAATCCCGGACTGAGCGAGGAGGGCTACGCTGCCCTATTGAGCGAAACTCTGGGTATAGACAAGCTGCTGTGGCTGGACGGCGGCCTGGAAAACGACCACACCGACGGGCATATCGACACCATCACCCGCTTCACGGACGAGCGGACGGTCGTGACGAGCGTGGCCCAGGACGAGGAGGACGCCAACTTCCCCACGATGCGGAAGAACCTGGCCGACCTGCGGGGGATGACCGACCTGAGCGGCCAGCCCTTCCGCATCGTGGAGCTGCCGCTGCCCGCCAACCGGCTGGAGGGCGCCGAGGGTCGCCTGCCCCCCACCTACGCGAACTTCTACATCGGCAACGGCTTCGTGGTCGTGCCGCAGTACGGCGACCCCAACGACGCCCGGGCGCTGGAGGTGCTGCGCCCCCTCTTCCCCGGGCGCGAGGTGATCGGCCTGATGAGCCGGAAGATCATCGAGGGCGGCGGTTCCTTCCACTGCATGACCCAGCAGCAACCGGCAGGAACGCTGTGGACGGGGGAGTAA
- a CDS encoding DinB family protein: MDAEAFYRYLTQARRRLWTTLRALPDEALSRAVIPTQGARCIKDLVRHVAVVEDGWFRLDLLGRSPVWENFGGEPASADEYWHHEDESLDALLAYWEAVEADTLRHWPALMSVATSGRRVPVSEDRPETLAADEVIWHVMQHEVRHTAQIVQMLRLLGHQPPSLDLVFLTAE, encoded by the coding sequence ATGGATGCCGAGGCGTTTTACCGTTATCTGACTCAGGCCCGCCGCCGCCTCTGGACCACTCTGCGTGCCCTGCCGGATGAAGCCCTCTCGAGGGCCGTGATCCCCACGCAAGGGGCGCGCTGCATCAAGGACCTCGTGAGGCACGTCGCCGTGGTCGAGGACGGGTGGTTTCGGCTGGACCTGCTCGGCCGGTCCCCGGTCTGGGAAAACTTCGGTGGGGAGCCTGCCTCGGCCGATGAGTACTGGCACCATGAGGACGAGTCGTTGGACGCGCTGCTGGCCTACTGGGAGGCGGTGGAGGCCGATACGCTGCGTCACTGGCCCGCGCTGATGAGCGTGGCCACGTCGGGCCGGAGGGTCCCTGTTTCGGAGGACCGCCCGGAGACGCTCGCCGCCGATGAGGTGATCTGGCACGTCATGCAGCACGAGGTGCGCCACACCGCCCAGATCGTGCAGATGCTCCGCCTGCTCGGGCATCAGCCACCTTCCCTGGACCTGGTGTTCTTGACGGCGGAGTGA
- a CDS encoding GNAT family N-acetyltransferase, with translation MDGGVIRLGDGYEARLISYETYRDACARLEGRIFGGTWGYAFDRPVKSSPPLGETFQWGLYHGNDLIGWHHAHQQGERTVYMADTGILPGYQGQGLYSRLLPHVLAAYRDAGYTLVTSHHRATNNQVIIPKLRAGFFLQGLNLYEGGLNVALTLSLDGTYREAMHVRSGFQQATGAAARRLGLNISETGADTVTLPSVSMPEVEGKGVDLGGDYTLHRVPYEMYLDVYEQLEDAAYASVSFDWAVPAPLLSPEVPRYAWLIAHGGEVAGWQYSRQWDARTAYMVNTAFLPAHRGKGLYTRLLPVVLAALEAEGYRLVRSQHHATNNAVLIPKLRAGFRIQGLQVDDHGVMSVLIHAFDDVYREYMDARSGLTHPKGEVARRLGLNLREDET, from the coding sequence GTGGACGGGGGAGTAATCCGCCTGGGTGACGGGTACGAGGCCCGACTCATCTCCTACGAAACCTACCGCGACGCCTGCGCCCGATTGGAAGGCCGCATCTTCGGCGGAACCTGGGGGTATGCCTTCGACCGGCCCGTCAAATCGTCCCCACCTCTGGGTGAAACTTTCCAGTGGGGCCTCTACCACGGGAACGACCTGATCGGCTGGCACCACGCGCACCAGCAAGGCGAACGGACGGTCTACATGGCGGACACGGGCATCCTTCCCGGCTACCAGGGGCAGGGGCTGTACTCCCGGCTCCTCCCACACGTCCTCGCCGCGTACCGGGACGCCGGATACACTCTCGTGACCAGCCACCACCGGGCCACCAACAACCAGGTGATCATCCCCAAGCTGCGCGCCGGGTTCTTCCTCCAGGGCCTGAACCTGTACGAGGGCGGGCTGAATGTGGCGCTCACCCTCAGCCTGGACGGGACGTACCGGGAGGCAATGCACGTCCGCAGCGGCTTCCAGCAGGCGACAGGCGCGGCGGCGCGGCGGCTGGGGCTGAACATCTCAGAGACAGGAGCGGATACGGTGACCCTTCCCTCCGTATCCATGCCAGAGGTCGAGGGGAAGGGTGTGGATCTGGGCGGCGACTACACCCTCCACCGCGTCCCCTACGAGATGTACCTGGACGTGTACGAGCAGCTGGAGGACGCGGCCTACGCCTCCGTGTCCTTCGACTGGGCCGTGCCCGCCCCGCTTCTCAGCCCGGAGGTGCCCCGCTACGCCTGGCTGATCGCGCACGGGGGCGAGGTGGCGGGCTGGCAGTATTCGCGCCAGTGGGACGCGCGGACGGCGTACATGGTGAACACGGCGTTCCTCCCCGCTCATCGGGGCAAGGGCCTTTACACCCGGTTGCTCCCGGTCGTGCTGGCCGCGCTGGAGGCCGAGGGCTACCGCCTCGTCCGCAGCCAGCACCACGCGACGAACAACGCGGTACTGATCCCCAAGCTGCGCGCGGGCTTCCGCATCCAGGGACTTCAGGTGGACGATCACGGCGTGATGTCCGTCCTGATCCACGCCTTCGACGACGTTTACCGCGAGTACATGGACGCCCGCAGCGGCCTGACCCACCCGAAAGGTGAGGTGGCCCGCCGCCTGGGCCTGAATTTGAGGGAGGATGAGACATGA
- a CDS encoding RNB domain-containing ribonuclease, with the protein MTAPSPALPELTPAQRTEVELVARGKQEKSRTLRELGQLETPEAAHALLLRLGLWTEARTPYADRLGAALTPVTLPVPEFPEEDRLDLTHLDAYAIDDEGNRDPDDAVGIEKLEGGLTRLWVHVADVAALAPAGSPLDEEARARGATLYLPDQTIGMLPDALVERAGLGLADTSPALSISLDLDEDGNAEAVDVALTRVRVTRLTYTEAQARLEAGGEPFVTLARLARASRALRESEGALSIDLPEVRVKADAEGASVTPLPKPEMRFVVQECMTLAGWAAAIYADDHELPLPFATQDAPTRDVRGDTLNAHWARRKTLARTRFQPAPGPHHGMGLDLYAQATSPMRRYLDLVVHQQLRAHLTGADPLSGKEVAARVAQAQMNADATRQAERLSRRHHTLRFVAAQPEREWDAVVVDRRGPQATLLIPDLAMDLPVSTPAPAGTALKVRLTEVNLPALTVRARVV; encoded by the coding sequence ATGACTGCCCCCTCGCCTGCCCTTCCCGAACTGACGCCCGCCCAGCGCACGGAGGTGGAACTCGTCGCCCGCGGCAAACAGGAGAAGTCGCGAACTCTGCGCGAGCTGGGCCAGCTTGAGACGCCCGAGGCCGCCCACGCCCTGCTGCTGCGGCTGGGCCTGTGGACGGAGGCGAGGACGCCCTACGCCGATCGCCTCGGCGCGGCCCTGACGCCCGTGACGCTGCCCGTGCCCGAATTCCCGGAGGAGGACCGCCTGGACCTCACTCACCTCGACGCTTATGCCATCGACGACGAGGGCAATCGGGACCCGGACGACGCGGTGGGGATCGAAAAGCTGGAAGGCGGCCTGACCCGGCTATGGGTTCATGTCGCGGACGTGGCCGCCCTCGCCCCGGCGGGCAGCCCGCTTGACGAGGAGGCGCGGGCGCGGGGAGCCACCCTGTACCTCCCCGACCAGACCATCGGAATGCTGCCGGACGCGCTGGTCGAGCGCGCGGGTCTGGGCCTGGCAGACACCAGCCCCGCCCTCTCCATCTCCCTCGACCTGGACGAGGACGGGAATGCGGAGGCGGTGGACGTGGCGTTGACCCGGGTGCGGGTGACGCGGCTGACCTACACCGAGGCCCAGGCCCGGTTGGAGGCGGGGGGGGAACCCTTCGTCACCCTTGCCCGCCTCGCCCGCGCCAGCCGTGCCCTGCGCGAGTCGGAGGGGGCGCTCTCCATCGACCTGCCCGAGGTGCGGGTGAAGGCCGACGCGGAGGGGGCGAGCGTTACCCCCCTTCCCAAGCCGGAGATGCGCTTTGTGGTGCAGGAGTGCATGACACTGGCGGGCTGGGCGGCGGCGATCTATGCGGACGACCATGAGCTGCCGCTGCCCTTCGCCACCCAGGACGCGCCCACCCGGGACGTGCGGGGCGACACGCTGAACGCCCACTGGGCGCGGCGCAAGACGCTGGCCCGCACCCGCTTCCAGCCCGCCCCGGGACCGCACCACGGCATGGGCCTGGACCTGTACGCGCAGGCGACCAGCCCCATGCGGCGCTACCTCGACCTGGTCGTGCATCAGCAACTCCGGGCGCACCTGACGGGCGCGGACCCCCTCTCCGGCAAGGAAGTTGCCGCCCGCGTTGCCCAGGCGCAGATGAACGCCGACGCCACCCGGCAGGCCGAGCGCCTCAGCCGCCGCCACCACACCCTGCGCTTCGTGGCCGCGCAGCCGGAACGTGAATGGGACGCCGTGGTGGTGGACCGGCGCGGGCCGCAGGCGACGCTGCTGATCCCCGACCTCGCGATGGACTTGCCCGTCAGCACTCCAGCCCCGGCGGGCACGGCGCTGAAGGTCCGGCTGACGGAGGTCAACCTGCCTGCCCTCACCGTCCGGGCCAGGGTGGTGTGA